Below is a window of Sylvia atricapilla isolate bSylAtr1 chromosome 2, bSylAtr1.pri, whole genome shotgun sequence DNA.
ACTAAAGGAAACAGCCGCAGCTAATCAAAACGCTGTCACCATCAGTTCCCAACCAAGGGCCACTGCGGTGCCCGTCAACAGACACTCTTGTCCTCCAGCTTTCCCTAGCTCCACAGATTTTGGCAGAGCGCCTGAAAACACCGTCCCGCTCCCGAGGAGGCCCGGCACCACACCGCTCTGCCGCCTTCCAGCgctgccagccccggggccAAGCGCCCGACGGAACCTACCCGGGAGCCTCCGGTGGCGCCCCCGGCCCCGTGGGGGCGAATCGCCCGTCGCCGGGGCACCGCGGACGCCTGCCCACCGAGGGCCGGCGGCCAGGGCAGCGCCGTCGGGCAGCCCCGACCCCGGTCGCCGCTCCGAGCCCCGCTCATTGTCATGCAGACCCTGTCGCTGCCTGCCGCCAAGTCGCATCCCAGCCCGCTGGAAGCCGGCAGCCGAGCCGGAGCCAATCGCATATTCATGAGGAGGGGGAAATCCAGCGCTACGCTCCCAGAGGACCGAGGATCACTTCTTTTTGCGTTTTCTCAAGCTTCcccctctctcttcctctcttttgaTAAGGCGCTAAGGGGGGCACCCCGGCCGCTACCCTCCGCAGCACCGCCTGCACCGTGAGAGCCGCGGCCGGCGCCAGGGGCAGAGACCGAACAGGCACAACAGGGTCCACGGCAGCCACAACACCGAGGGAGGCACGCCAGCCGCAGCCAGGGACAGGAAACACAGCAGGGGCTCCTACCTTACAATCCTCAGGACACGATTTCACCGAGTACTCATCCGactgtaaatatttctggagCATAACCTCAAACTCTTCGTATTTCTCCTGAGCGTGCTGGTCGTAGCGCTGGTAAGCCTGGACGcactggctgcaggagccttCCCCCTTCAGCACCACATCCAGACTGCAGTTCAAAGTGTCCGGATTGGACAACCCGGCGAACAACTCCCAAAGTGTGTAGGAATTAcaaaaggaaaggtaaaaatCCGTCAGGTCCCAGCCGGGCGCCGGGCTCTGCCCCGtgccccgcggccgccccgaCCCCCCTCGCCGCCGGCACACCGCCTCCGCGTCGCCCACGCTGAAGCACTGCCCGGACGAGGAGCCCGGGGGGGGGCACGTCTCCAGGGGCCTGGCGGTGGAGTTCCCCAGGAAAGCAGCCTTGCCGTGCCGGGGCTCGGTGCCGTTGGTGCGGCTGCCGCggctgccgccgccgctgctgccgggGGAGGGCGGGAGGGAGGGCGAGGGGGGGGCGAGGAgccggggcgcggggggcgccGGCTCCCCCATGCCCGCCAGCAGCTCCGGCTCCGCGGGCTCCGGCTTCTCGGGCGGCGGCTGCTCCTTCTCTCCGGTCCCCGTGAATTTGGCCTCGGCGCAGAACCACAAGTGATCAGAGAGCAGGACCGTGAAAAACAAGAGCGATGCCAGGGACAGTCGCCATTTCTGAGCCCTCTCTGAATCCGTGAAAGGTTTCTCGTTCTCCCGGGGTGCGAACCAGATTTTTAAGCCGTCATCATACTGCCGACTACACATCCAAGCACCCCTGGTCATATTTTGGGAACGCACAGCCCTGGCCGACTCCACCGTGAGGGCTCCTTTGCCAGTGTCACCACAATATGCATTGACTTAAAAGATTGGGGGGATTTTCTTGCCTGCCTTCCCTTCTCTCGCTCGCttgctctccctctctctctctcttccactctcccccttctctctttctttctctttttttctttctttctctttttctttctttctttcttctttcttctttcttctttttcttcctccgAGATATTGCTGGTTTTCGCCGGTGGCTCTGCCTTGGTCTCACCACACGAAACAGCCCCAGTCCATCCAACGCGGAGTGCCGTGGAGAAGATAAGAGCAATAAcgcagagagaggaggaggaaggagaggagatgatggtggtggtggtggtggtagtggtGGTGATAGTTGGTGGTGGCGGGGCTGCGCGACTGGTCCTTTCCCCCTCTCACCCAGGCATGGTCAGATCGCAGCTCCCCATCTCCCTCCTGAGAAAAGCCCACTGCCCCCGGACAACCGCATGCCGCGTCCCCCGCTGCCGACGGACGGCTACGGGAGGGCTCCTcgcctccttttcctccctgccgccgctgctcctcttcctcagcccCGAGCCGCGGCACAGATGCCTGCACCGCTGTCtgtctctttcttctctccccGCTCCGCTCTAACTGGAGAGACGCTGCTGCAGGGCTCCCGGAGCGCTGCCGAGGAtgctgaagaggaggaggaggaagaggaagaggaggaggaggctgccggggccgccgccgctgctggTGACAATGGGCTGCGgctgccgccgctgctgccgccgggCGCGGTGTCCCCGGGCGCACGGGGCGGAACTGCCTGGCTGGGGGCCCCCGATGGGCACAGGCATCTTGGGCCCCTGGGCTAAGTTGCCGCCATCTTCGTCCTGGAGAAacacttttttggggggagctCTGCCTTTTGCGTCATCTCCTCCCGCGCCGAGATCGCTCTATCCTGGCGcattggcagcagcagcaactctgcctcctcctgcctgaggAGGAGGACGTGGGAGATGCACTGGGGACCACATGGACCCTCCAAAGGGCTTCCTCGACGCAACTCTTTCTACTCATCTCACCGAAGGGACTGCTCAATACTACTGTCCAGCCCTCTCTCCTTCAGGGTCTCTCCTTCCCTTTGCGGCCATGAAACACCACGTCCACGCCGGGATGGTGTCTGGAGAGGTCTGTCTCCGTGTCTGTCCTTGTCATAGCAAATTACAAATGGCAGATGACACTACAGGCTCTGCATCCTGGCCAGTTTTGGCCACTCAGTAAAATGCTTGAACACAGTTGGCTGTCTCTCAGTCAGAGAGCTGTAAAGCAAAATGACCGTAAACCCCAAGCTGTTTCCCCAAGAGAAGTTTTGCAAAACCCTGGTTCAGCACATGAGCTGGATAAATACAGCCTATGTGTTTCCTTATTTAGATATCACTGCTtagagagaaagacagagggTTCAGGCTTAGTCCTTCTTCTAGGATGATGAAATCACCTAGGGTAATGATCTCCACTTGGGCCCACGACAGAGATCCAAACACCTTCTGTCCCCAACCATCAAGATCTCTTGCTCAAATAAACTTACTCTTTGAACAATCCTAAGTGTCTCTCGCTTCTTTCTTCTGGCTCACTTATGCACCTTAATGTAACAGCAACAGAAACACTTGGATGCCACACAAAACAAGAGAAGGTGCCAACTAGAGGTTGAACATGAACAGATGAAAACCTGGTGTTCACCTCGAGATATCAGATATGGTATCTGGCCACAGGATAACCAAGATGTGTATTTTAATTTCGCCATTGGACTGGAGAAGGTTTAGAAACTATATTTTTCCTTGTCCAGAGGCTTTCTCTATCCTGGGGAAATGATAATTGTCCTTGAATAAGGTTACAATATATTGCACAAGGTGACTATGCCCCAATTTTTGGTTAAAGAAAGCCTTTTTTCTTAACAAACATGGTCTGTAAACTAATACAGGTTTCTGGTAGTTCTTGAATTCAGCTTCAAAAAGTCTAGTGGGAAAAGACCTGAGGCTTAACTATaccagaggaaaataaaacttgtaCCTTATCTGACTGCAGCTGTCATTAACAGAAGGGTGATCTTACCAAGGAATGTGCTGGAATTTCTGTCACTTTGAGCAGTAAATCAAGGCTGGTTgtctttcaaaaggaaatggTAGAAGTCAAATAGAAGATGCAGACCTAAGGTATGAGTTGTGGAGCAAGGTTCTATGCCCTGTGTTATGCTGGGGGTCAAAGCACATTATCATAATGGTTTCTCCTGGCTTTATAAGATCTGCGAGTCAAATACTACAGCAAGCAGAAATTAtctgtggattttattttaatagggTATTTaaggacacagaaaaaagtGTTAATATTGCAAGGAAAGGTCTTCAGTACTCAAATTTCAAAAAGTACTCAAACAGTGCAAAGAACgtgttttttataattttcactTAGCTTATGCTGTCTGCTAATGGTACATTATTAATTTTGATCTTGGATCTTTGATTGAAATGATTTGACATAATAGATTTTGTACTAAATTTGCCATTTTGTAATGCTTACTGGTTTGGGACAAGACTGTGACCAGGCTTTTAAAAAACGTTCAGGACAACTTTACTATTGTAAAATGTAGCATCATtgatttatttacattttgctAGTTTGATTATtcttttattgttctttttagAACAAAGGGACTGAagcagaaatacaggaaaaaaaaataaaataaaaaaaaaataaaaaggaaacccaaaccaaaaataactGGGAAACTGGTATAAGGAGCAGATTCTGACATCAGGTCtgagattttcaaaatatattctaCTAAGATATGTGGCAGTGATGGTGTAACTATTCTGTGTCTGACTGACAGACTTGAGGTGAAGAAAGTTGGCTTTGGACTCCACACCTGACAAAGAGGCttaattttacatatatatatatatatatatatatatatatatatatataaatttatgtatcttaatatttcccttttttcctgttggGAAAATGACAGGATTGTAGGCAATTTTGCAATCCACAATGAAATTATAAAAGTTCTTCTTCTCCATAGTGGAACTTTAAGAATTGATAATGAAAATGTGCTGGTATTCAGATCTCCTTTGAAACttactataaaaataaatacctgaGTCTTTGCTCCTCTTTTTACACTTGTCTAAGATCAAAGCAAATGTACTCAAATTCAGTATGCTAGGATGGTTTAGATATACTTGGCATctcaaaaaaatcaattttcatgTCATGTAATATTTTCACACATTTCCCAACTTTTGTCTGGAAAAGTAGAGTGAGAGTTCTTTTTTAACACATAGAAATAAAGTATAATAAGACATTTGGTATTTTCAAAATGACCATGTTCTTGTTTTTTCCAGTGACAGTTTTCTGTAACAGCACATGTCATGCTGTTGTTTCACCTCTTCTGTTTCACCCAAACCCCCATTCTCTTTCCACCTAGCACCCTGCATAACTTGCAACTTTGTTGCAGTAGCTGGTTCATGATGGATCTGAACAGATGCAGTTCAGTTCTCTGGTGCCCCTTAGTGTTAGGTCTTGGAgctcaagggaaaaaataaagctctaAAATGATACCTGAAATCAAGCATGCAGTGAAGGAAAGGATTTGAAGTATACACTGTAGATGCTTTCTTTCAAAGTTCCTTCAAAATTTTATTACCATAAATCTGATCGaaataacagcattttatttgaaatagtttaattaattatatgaatgggaagaaaagtgaaaaacattCCTCTAAAATATCACTACAGAAGTACATCCTCTAAATAGTCATCATTCTTCCTAAATAACTCTAGTGGTGCATAATGCTTCACTTTGAAATTACATATTTTACTGGGAATATTTATTACTTGTGTTTCAAAGCTTGGCAAGTGTGAGGAACTCAGGGAATCCTGTCTCCCTAGCTGGTGGAGTCACCAGATGTTTCACAGATGGATCTCCTTAAAGTAATGAGGTTCAGTGTCATCTCTGCCACACTGTGCTTTAATCAATACAATCAGAGCTGATGGTCTTTAATGCTTTGACTCAAAATATGTAAGACCACTGATTTATCGAGCACTACAGACAAAGTCTAATAGGATGAGCATGCACAAATTCAAGGAATTCAAGGTGTTTGGAGCTATTGTTAAACCTACGTACcatgtgttttctttgtgaaaataCTTTAGCTTaacaagcagaaatatttattgatgTAACAGGTTAATGGTAATAAACAGTTTTCGAATAGAAGGCTTTGCTGTTTCAACGTAATTGTTCTTATATTTTTGCCTAATATCATGCAAACAGTAATTTCCTGCATAATCCTCTTGCTTTACTTTGTTGATTACAAAATTTTAACATCAGAAGGGCAGCATATAGGTCTTGCAAATGATTTTAACAGGTTTGAGAGACACATCTTGTCTTTGTAATGTATATTCTTTATGtgaaaaaatccttattttgtAATTGCtaagcagcatttctttttgtaaaaggCTGGAGGTTTTTAAGAAACtagatttcattttatttttgggcTGATTGGTTCTACTGATAGAAGCAGGTTTTGCAAAAATTATTAACAGAAATACTCAGTTTAACCTTTGCACTGGAGGCTCATCCGCCACTTTTAGCACCAAGCAAAAATAATCAGGCCCTTTACTAGTACCTCTTAGTATTGTTTTAACAGTTTAAGCTATTTGCCTTTGAGAGGAATATCTATACATTCTTTGTAGGCAAAATGATATGTCATTTACATGGTTTGACACCCTCAgagttgtttaattttttgttttatttcaatatcTTACAACAAATTTTGGGTATTAGCCATTACCTGGGAAGTGGATCAGAGATTTGATTATCTCAATCCATTTGATAAGAATAATACCCATGACAGTTGTAAGATATAAAGAAGTTAAGAACACTGaagaatcaattttttttctcatcacaTTCCTAATGTCTTAGTTTtctattcagtatttttcagaaagctCAATTTTTGTGAGAAAGCTTCAGGCATCTGGGCCTGATTACTCCTTAGCAATGGGAAATTTATGTTAATGTTATCAGAAGCTTCTAATCCTTGTTCGAACACCACTAATGCAGATTTTAAGATTCTTCAATTCTCCTTTGTTCACAATTTCCACATTACCTTCAATTTCATCTCtttggcttgatttttttaagcttttcttaCCAAACTAGAGAATTAACTATCACACACCAAGTTATAAAAGTTTGTCTAACTAGATTCAAAAAGGCTGTGCAGTACAAACTTCGAAGTTACTGAGGTCAATGCTGGAATTATCGCGCAGATGTTTTTGTGGTTTCCTATGAGACTTCTTGTTAGAAcgtatttttgtttgttgacATTTTCAGCCATGGAACAATGAAATGAATAGCATAGGGAGTCTGATAATGTCTCTCCAAAAATTGTGGGTCCTCTTTATCATGGCGTCCTTATAATGAGAGCTCAGCCATAATATTACATCCAGTGGGTATATCTGGGCATGATCTGAAATGAGCTAGAGCTGTTCTTCATTAACTGAAGCCAtcaaaaaagtgaaatatgaCTTTTGCACATGCAAAAGgactgcagcaggaagaagaTAATATAAATGTCTCACACAAATTAGCCTATGCCTGTCAGAGTAAGGTCTGATCCAAAGCATGCTGAGATCAGGGGAAAGATTGCAATGGGCATTTAAACCAAGCATGTAGAAAGGAAATAGAGAGAAGAATAAAGATTCCCCCCCATATGcggaaggaaggaaaaggactGAAAGCACCACCAAAAGGTAGattacacttttaaaatatttctccttgtTTCCCTCTCTTATTAATAGTAtatatttgctgttttctaaTACATGTAATAGCCTCACTATGTGATTATGCTTTTACAGACATCAAAgacatcttttttctcttttctccttggtTACCTTATAGGTATCTTGGCTCTTCCTTGTGTCAAAATTCAACTCATAAGAAAGATataatatttgaattttcttagaaatactctttaaataatctttttcttgAATAAGAATATCTGTGATCTGTGTAGAAGGTCTTAGGTTTTGGTCAGTCAgtcaaataattttacttttctctcttactgtcatgggaaaaaaaagaagtactTTTAGAGATAACCTCAGCACTTCATTTACAGCTTGGTTTCCTTTTTAAGCGTGTTACTATATAATGTTTTGTATCAGCCTGAGTTACAACAACTGCATTatgtaggtttttttctgatgtacTGATATGATGTTTCTGTTCCAGAATTCAGACTAACTTGAATTTGTAGCCCCATGTTCATCCATGTCTGTGGTATGAAGgatgtggaaaaaagaaagaactaaTTTAGAAATAATGTATGCTAGCAAGTAAACTTCTCTTTACTTTTCACCACACATTTTATTCCACATTCCTTGGAAATATGCCATCCTAGAAAACTCGTTTCAGGTTGACCATATGAAAGTTTGGTAATATCTTCATGTTTCAAGCACTTGTGGCTGCAGTGTAAATTTTATATTCATGACAGTGTGGACACGCAGGAGATGTTCCTACATATGGGGGTTTCTTGTTTGACCAGAAGAAATACCCCTGCTACTGAAACATATGTAAATATCTATAGATTTAAAGTAGAGCTTGAATATAAGTTGCATAATTATAATGgtaaaacatatatatatatatatatatatatatatatatatatatatcctaaaaatataaacagtatCAGCACTTTTCATCTCATTTAGCTTTAGCTATGTAGACTTAAGCATCCAGTCAAAGCTTATCCTTTCACCTTGTTCTAATAAGAAAATACAGCTACCTGCAGAACACTCATTCCACCCTTAAAGAGGTTTCTAAGACAGACAGGCACTCTTGTATGGCAAGCCATCTTCTGCCATCTCTTTACACTGAATATGTAAGAAATGTCCCTGATTAACTTTACATTGTTGCTTATCTaagctggttttggctgagaataattttcttcatagtatcTGGCACAGGGATATGTTTTGGATGTATTCTGGACACAGTGGTGATAACACAGGGGTGTTTTTGTTATTCCTGCAAAGTGCTTACGTGTCATCAAGGCCTCTCACCCCACCAAGAAGGAGGCTGGGCCTTCAcaaggagctgggggaagggtCACAagcaggacagctgaccccagctgaccacagCGATATCCCAGACTATGTGGTACCTTGCTCGGTGTATAAAGttgggggaagaaagaaagcaggaatGTTCAGAGTGATGGTGcctgtcttcccaagtcaccgCTGTGTGTAATGGGGCCTggctttcctggggatggctgaacacctgcttGCTCATGAGAAGTGGTGACTGagttccttgttttgctttgcttgtgtgcatggcttttgcttt
It encodes the following:
- the NALF1 gene encoding LOW QUALITY PROTEIN: NALCN channel auxiliary factor 1 (The sequence of the model RefSeq protein was modified relative to this genomic sequence to represent the inferred CDS: inserted 2 bases in 2 codons), producing the protein MTRGAWMCSRQYDDGLKIWFAPRENEKPFTDSERAQKWRLSLASLLFFTVLLSDHLWFCAEAKFTGTGEKEQPPPEKPEPAEPELLAGMGEPAPPAPRLLAPPSPSLPPSPGSSGGGSRGSRTNGTEPRHGKAAFLGNSTARPLETCPPPGSSSGQCFSVGDAEAVCRRRGGSGRPRGTGQSPAPGWDLTDFYLSFCNSYTLWELFAGLSNPDTLNCSLDVVLKGEGSCSQCVQAYQRYDQHAQEKYEEFEVMLQKYLQSDEYSVKSCPEDCKTVYKAWLCSQYFEVTQFHCSNRIPCKQYCLEVQTRCPFILPDNDDVIYGGLSSFICTGLYENYPTNSEPECCDVRWDXLSDHQPKGTIKTSGSTMCHRTSLTVSSASRLCNSRLKLCVLVLILLHTVLTVSAAQNSTGXGFGSITTLEDNSTNEE